The following are encoded together in the Chiloscyllium plagiosum isolate BGI_BamShark_2017 chromosome 19, ASM401019v2, whole genome shotgun sequence genome:
- the LOC122559316 gene encoding sodium-coupled neutral amino acid transporter 1-like isoform X3 has protein sequence MLSFIRFLLIVIATLSLYSIHLLLQISVLTGSMVYETLGQHAFGRPGKLAVFGSTSLQNIGAILSYLFVVKKELPEVIQSFTGQDSSEAWYLIDRNLVILVTLIIILPLCLFRNIGYLGYTSGFSLACMIFFLIVVIYKQTQLSCDTSVSTNITDLVCTITCTPEYFVWNDKTVYALPTMAFAFVCHPSVLPIYRELKDHTCKKMQVVSTISFFSMFAIYLLTAIFGYLTFYNTVNEELLLSYRDHGDKLILILRLAVITAVVLTVPVLLFTVRSSIVLLVLKGKFRWLHHFIITFFLLTGSSLLVIYIPSIMDVFAVIGSTSANMLIFILPASLYLKLVKNEPQNSWQRKGAMAFLAVGIIFMFVTVPLIFVEWNKRSSNNTSTGSCSGQH, from the exons gTTCCTTTTAATTGTTATCGCAACGTTGTCACTTTATTCTATTCATCTTTTGCTCCAGATTTCAGTCTTGACAG GTTCCATGGTTTATGAAACACTGGGACAACATGCATTTGGCAGACCTGGGAAATTAGCAGTATTTGGATCAACGTCACTACAGAATATTGGAG CCATCTTGAGTTACCTGTTTGTTGTCAAGAAAGAACTACCTGAGGTCATCCAATCCTTTACAGGTCAAGACAGTTCTGA agcATGGTATTTGATTGACCGTAACCTTGTTATACTTGTGACTTTAATCATCATTCTGCCCTTGTGTCTATTCAGGAATATAG GGTACCTTGGATACACAAGTGGATTTTCACTCGCATGTATGATTTTCTTCCTAATTGTT GTTATCTACAAACAGACACAACTTTCCTGCGATACTTCAGTATCAACTAATATTACGGACCTTGTTTGTACAATTACGTGTACACCAGAATATTTTGTCTGGAATGATAAG ACAGTTTATGCTTTGCCCACTATGGCCTTTGCCTTTGTCTGTCATCCGTCAGTACTGCCCATCTATCGTGAGCTTAAAGA tCACACATGCAAAAAAATGCAGGTTGTTTCAACGATATCCTTCTTCTCAATGTTTGCCATCTACCTGCTTACAGCAATATTTGGGTACCTGACCTTCTACA ACACGGTTAATGAGGAGCTGCTTTTATCTTACCGTGATCATGGTGACAAACTCATTTTGATACTTCGCTTGGCTGTAATAACAGCTGTAGTTCTAACTGTTCCAGTCCTTCTGTTCACA GTCCGCTCTTCAATTGTCTTGTTGGTGTTAAAGGGGAAATTCCGATGGCTCCATCACTTTATTATTACATTCTTTCTTCTCACTGGTAGCAGCCTTTTGGTTATATACATTCCATCGATAATGGATGTATTTGCTGTTATTG GCTCGACTTCGGCTAACATGCTGATCTTCATTCTTCCTGCATCCTTATATTTAAAACTTGTAAAGAATGAGCCTCAAAACAGCTGGCAAAGAAAAGGG GCTATGGCTTTTCTAGCTGTTGGGATAATATTCATGTTCGTCACTGTACCATTGATCTTTGTTGAATGGAACAAAAGAAGCAGCAACAACACCAGCACAGGCAGCTGTTCTGGCCAACACTGA
- the LOC122559316 gene encoding sodium-coupled neutral amino acid transporter 1-like isoform X2: MYMSVFNLSNAIIGTGLLGLSYAMANTGIIPFVFLLIVIATLSLYSIHLLLQISVLTGSMVYETLGQHAFGRPGKLAVFGSTSLQNIGAILSYLFVVKKELPEVIQSFTGQDSSEAWYLIDRNLVILVTLIIILPLCLFRNIGYLGYTSGFSLACMIFFLIVVIYKQTQLSCDTSVSTNITDLVCTITCTPEYFVWNDKTVYALPTMAFAFVCHPSVLPIYRELKDHTCKKMQVVSTISFFSMFAIYLLTAIFGYLTFYNTVNEELLLSYRDHGDKLILILRLAVITAVVLTVPVLLFTVRSSIVLLVLKGKFRWLHHFIITFFLLTGSSLLVIYIPSIMDVFAVIGSTSANMLIFILPASLYLKLVKNEPQNSWQRKGAMAFLAVGIIFMFVTVPLIFVEWNKRSSNNTSTGSCSGQH, translated from the exons gTTCCTTTTAATTGTTATCGCAACGTTGTCACTTTATTCTATTCATCTTTTGCTCCAGATTTCAGTCTTGACAG GTTCCATGGTTTATGAAACACTGGGACAACATGCATTTGGCAGACCTGGGAAATTAGCAGTATTTGGATCAACGTCACTACAGAATATTGGAG CCATCTTGAGTTACCTGTTTGTTGTCAAGAAAGAACTACCTGAGGTCATCCAATCCTTTACAGGTCAAGACAGTTCTGA agcATGGTATTTGATTGACCGTAACCTTGTTATACTTGTGACTTTAATCATCATTCTGCCCTTGTGTCTATTCAGGAATATAG GGTACCTTGGATACACAAGTGGATTTTCACTCGCATGTATGATTTTCTTCCTAATTGTT GTTATCTACAAACAGACACAACTTTCCTGCGATACTTCAGTATCAACTAATATTACGGACCTTGTTTGTACAATTACGTGTACACCAGAATATTTTGTCTGGAATGATAAG ACAGTTTATGCTTTGCCCACTATGGCCTTTGCCTTTGTCTGTCATCCGTCAGTACTGCCCATCTATCGTGAGCTTAAAGA tCACACATGCAAAAAAATGCAGGTTGTTTCAACGATATCCTTCTTCTCAATGTTTGCCATCTACCTGCTTACAGCAATATTTGGGTACCTGACCTTCTACA ACACGGTTAATGAGGAGCTGCTTTTATCTTACCGTGATCATGGTGACAAACTCATTTTGATACTTCGCTTGGCTGTAATAACAGCTGTAGTTCTAACTGTTCCAGTCCTTCTGTTCACA GTCCGCTCTTCAATTGTCTTGTTGGTGTTAAAGGGGAAATTCCGATGGCTCCATCACTTTATTATTACATTCTTTCTTCTCACTGGTAGCAGCCTTTTGGTTATATACATTCCATCGATAATGGATGTATTTGCTGTTATTG GCTCGACTTCGGCTAACATGCTGATCTTCATTCTTCCTGCATCCTTATATTTAAAACTTGTAAAGAATGAGCCTCAAAACAGCTGGCAAAGAAAAGGG GCTATGGCTTTTCTAGCTGTTGGGATAATATTCATGTTCGTCACTGTACCATTGATCTTTGTTGAATGGAACAAAAGAAGCAGCAACAACACCAGCACAGGCAGCTGTTCTGGCCAACACTGA